From the genome of Dehalococcoidia bacterium:
ATGGAGTCCTCCCGCCCCGGCACATTCGACCGCTGGGGCCTTTCCGATGAGGTGGTGCTGAAGGCCAACCCCAAACTGGTCATCACCCACGTCTCGGGCTTTGGGCAGACGGGCCACCCCGACTATCTGGGCCGCCCCTCCTACGACATCATCGGCCAGGCCTACGGCGGCCTCATGTACCTCACCGGCTTCCCCGACCCCGAGCCACCAGTGCGGGCCACCCCCTGGACCGGGGACTACATCACCGCCCTCTTCTGCCTCTGGGCCTCCCTGGCCGGATACATCTACGCCCAGCGGACCGGCCAGGGGCAGGTGATAGACGTGGCCCAGTTCGAATGCATCCACCGCACCCTGGCGGGGACCATGGTGGAATGGTTTGAGGCTGGGGTGGTCCGAGAGCGCAGCGGCAACAAGGCCACCGCCTTTCAGCCCTACGACACCTTCATGGCCCAGGACGGCTGGGTGGTGGTGGGCGCCTTCAACGAGGCGATGTATGAGCGCCTCTGCCGTGTCATCGGCCTCGACCCCAACGATGAGAAGTGGCGGCGGGCCCGCACCAACGTCTTCTCACCCGAAGGCGAGGAGTTCGACGCCATCTTGCGGGCCTGGATCATCGAGCGGACGAAGAAAGAGGTGACGGAGGTCCTCAATGCCGCGGGGGTGGCTTGCTGCCCCGTCATGAACAGCCACGACATGGCCGAAGACCCCCACTACCAGGCCCGGCAGGTGCACATAGAGTGGGAGGACGTCCACGTGGGGAAGGTTAGAGGCGCAGGCCCAGTCCCACGCTTCTCCCTGACGCCCGGGAAGATATGGCGGGGCTCCGTCCCCATCGGGTATGACAATGAGCTGGTCTACGGCCAGCTACTGGGGCTCAGCAAGGAGGAGCTGGATGCCCTACGCAACCAGGGCGTCATCTGAGAGGGGGAGTGTGCAAGGGGGGCCAACCCCATCCCATTGGCTGGGGGGTGACAGCTCTTGATAGACCTTGGGGCATTCGCTATAAGAACGGCCAGTTAAAGCAAAGAGGCCAAGGCAAGGGGGGATAATATGCAGCCTCGCAAGCTGACATGGGCGCTTCTGAGTCTCCTGGCCCTTACGGCGCTCGCTGTGGGGTGTTAGGCGGCCAAGGAGGAGGCCCCGAAGCCGCCGGCGGAGCAGCCAGCCGCCCCGGAGCGGACAGTGAAAATAGGCCTCATGGCGGCCATGACGGGGCTACTGCAGAGCTTTGGTAAGAACAGCCTGGCCGCCGCACGCTACGCCGTCGACCAGATAAACGCCCAGGGAGGCGTGCGCCTTCGGGACGGGAGCATGGCCAAGCTGGAGCTGGTGGTCTATGACGAGGGCTGCCCCAACGTGGAGCAGGGGCTTGCGGCGGCAAGGAAGGCCGCCTCGGACCC
Proteins encoded in this window:
- a CDS encoding CoA transferase; this translates as MEDGRKPLLPEPFGPLQGVRILSTGVIIAQPYAAHLAAEMGAEVVQIERPNGIGDEYRYLGIHLKGPQGLEVGTSWVQERRNAFYITLDMSTPQGRDLFLRLIPHFDIWMESSRPGTFDRWGLSDEVVLKANPKLVITHVSGFGQTGHPDYLGRPSYDIIGQAYGGLMYLTGFPDPEPPVRATPWTGDYITALFCLWASLAGYIYAQRTGQGQVIDVAQFECIHRTLAGTMVEWFEAGVVRERSGNKATAFQPYDTFMAQDGWVVVGAFNEAMYERLCRVIGLDPNDEKWRRARTNVFSPEGEEFDAILRAWIIERTKKEVTEVLNAAGVACCPVMNSHDMAEDPHYQARQVHIEWEDVHVGKVRGAGPVPRFSLTPGKIWRGSVPIGYDNELVYGQLLGLSKEELDALRNQGVI
- a CDS encoding ABC transporter substrate-binding protein encodes the protein MKIGLMAAMTGLLQSFGKNSLAAARYAVDQINAQGGVRLRDGSMAKLELVVYDEGCPNVEQGLAAARKAASDPVVIVVGPTCSSTAEPVFGILQKKLDDPPDPGL